One segment of Paenibacillus sp. FSL R7-0337 DNA contains the following:
- a CDS encoding metal-dependent hydrolase, translating to MDTATHFVMGLGLAGLSFVDPLVASNGTLAGAVMVATVLASQAPDADTALRLKDNAVYIRNHRGITHSLPFLLLWPALITGVIGPLFGFTDLTTLSHIALWSFIGVAVHVFSDLFNTYGTQAARPFTEKWIAWNIIHIFDPFIFGSHTAAIILWISGMVPPAPLFITLYACIVLYYIWRTLVHARITRSIMNKDVHHHAGDRYYVIPTISPTRWNLVKAKPDGSYNVGLLNSGRLEWFKHAVCSTHPAVEHSKSHPDIQAFLYFTSYAVAEVEELPSGYIVRWGDVRYLHRKQFPFVAVLVMDHEYKPLNTYVGWLSSEKLDERFAIDPGTVKL from the coding sequence ATGGATACTGCCACACATTTTGTTATGGGACTTGGACTTGCAGGTCTGTCCTTCGTCGATCCGCTCGTCGCTTCGAATGGAACGCTGGCCGGGGCGGTAATGGTAGCTACTGTACTGGCTTCTCAGGCACCGGATGCCGATACCGCCCTGCGTCTCAAGGATAACGCGGTATATATCCGCAATCACAGGGGAATCACTCATTCCTTGCCCTTTTTACTGCTGTGGCCGGCATTGATCACAGGGGTCATCGGGCCGTTGTTCGGCTTCACGGACCTGACCACCTTAAGCCATATCGCGCTCTGGAGCTTCATTGGCGTTGCCGTCCATGTATTCTCTGATCTGTTCAACACCTACGGGACTCAGGCTGCCCGCCCGTTCACCGAGAAATGGATCGCCTGGAACATCATTCATATCTTCGATCCGTTTATCTTCGGCAGCCATACAGCGGCGATTATTCTCTGGATCAGCGGAATGGTGCCGCCCGCTCCACTATTCATTACCTTGTACGCCTGCATTGTCTTGTATTACATCTGGCGGACCCTCGTTCATGCCCGCATTACACGCAGCATTATGAACAAGGATGTCCACCACCATGCAGGTGACCGTTATTATGTGATCCCCACCATTTCGCCAACGAGGTGGAATCTGGTCAAAGCCAAGCCGGACGGCAGCTATAATGTCGGGCTGCTGAACAGCGGACGGCTGGAATGGTTCAAGCATGCGGTGTGCTCCACTCACCCCGCGGTCGAGCATTCCAAATCCCATCCGGATATTCAGGCCTTCCTGTACTTCACCTCGTACGCTGTCGCGGAGGTGGAGGAGCTGCCCTCTGGTTATATTGTACGCTGGGGAGATGTCCGTTATTTACACCGTAAGCAATTCCCGTTCGTGGCCGTCCTGGTAATGGACCATGAGTATAAACCGCTGAATACTTATGTCGGCTGGTTAAGCAGCGAGAAGCTCGATGAACGCTTCGCCATTGACCCGGGAACAGTCAAGCTGTAG